From a region of the uncultured Draconibacterium sp. genome:
- a CDS encoding glutamate synthase subunit beta codes for MGKPTGFLEYKRVSNPTRKIEERLKDWNEVYILRDKETCETQGARCMDCGVPFCHRGALLHNGASGCPVYNLIPEWNDLIYKGQWKDALERLHHTNNFPEFTGRVCPAPCEAGCVLGINEPAVTIHDNERTIIDNGFEQGWVVPEPPESRTGKTVAVVGSGPAGLACAAQLNKAGHTVTVFERDDRIGGLLMYGIPNMKLDKDVVQRRVDILEAEGIIFKTNTEVGKDIRAKKLLDNFDAVVLTTGATKPRDLNVEGRELDGVHFAMEFLSANTKSLLDSKLEDGNYISAKDKNVIVIGGGDTGTDCVATSLRHGCKSITQLEIMAQPPKERNSDANPWPEWPGNEKTDYGQHEAIVAKGKDPRKYSIMTTKIEGDNGKVKAIHTVQVEWVKTDNGGRMPQAVPGTERYIKADLVLLAMGFLGPEDKIAEEIDMERDPRSNYKADYGKFKTSIKKVFAAGDARRGQSLVVWAINEGRAAAREVDTYLMGDTVLP; via the coding sequence ATGGGAAAGCCAACAGGATTTTTAGAATATAAAAGAGTTTCCAATCCAACACGCAAGATTGAGGAACGCCTCAAAGATTGGAACGAGGTATACATATTACGCGATAAAGAAACGTGTGAAACACAGGGGGCACGCTGCATGGATTGTGGTGTTCCATTCTGCCATCGCGGAGCTTTATTGCACAACGGAGCTTCAGGATGTCCGGTTTATAACCTGATTCCTGAGTGGAACGATTTGATTTATAAAGGACAGTGGAAAGATGCATTGGAGCGTCTTCACCACACTAACAACTTTCCTGAATTTACAGGAAGAGTTTGTCCTGCACCTTGCGAAGCAGGATGTGTGTTGGGAATTAACGAACCGGCTGTTACAATTCACGACAACGAACGTACCATTATCGATAATGGGTTCGAGCAGGGCTGGGTAGTTCCTGAGCCACCGGAATCGCGCACAGGAAAAACAGTTGCTGTAGTAGGATCAGGTCCGGCAGGACTGGCATGTGCTGCTCAGTTGAACAAAGCAGGTCATACCGTTACTGTTTTCGAACGCGACGACCGTATTGGCGGTTTGCTGATGTACGGTATTCCAAACATGAAACTGGATAAAGACGTAGTACAACGTCGTGTTGATATCCTGGAAGCAGAAGGTATTATTTTCAAAACCAATACTGAAGTTGGAAAAGACATTCGTGCCAAAAAACTGCTCGACAATTTTGATGCAGTTGTTTTAACCACCGGAGCTACAAAACCACGCGACTTGAATGTTGAAGGCCGTGAACTGGATGGCGTACACTTCGCCATGGAATTTTTGTCAGCCAACACAAAAAGTTTGCTCGACAGTAAACTGGAAGATGGAAATTACATTTCTGCAAAAGATAAAAACGTAATTGTAATTGGTGGTGGCGATACCGGCACCGACTGTGTAGCCACCTCGTTGCGTCATGGTTGCAAAAGCATAACCCAGTTGGAGATCATGGCACAACCACCAAAAGAACGTAACAGCGATGCTAATCCATGGCCTGAGTGGCCGGGCAACGAAAAAACCGATTACGGCCAGCATGAGGCCATTGTTGCAAAAGGAAAAGATCCACGGAAATATTCGATAATGACCACAAAAATTGAAGGTGATAATGGCAAAGTAAAAGCTATACACACCGTTCAGGTGGAATGGGTAAAAACCGATAATGGCGGAAGAATGCCACAGGCAGTTCCGGGTACCGAAAGATACATTAAAGCCGACCTTGTGTTGTTGGCAATGGGATTTTTAGGACCGGAAGATAAAATTGCCGAAGAGATTGATATGGAGCGTGATCCACGTTCGAATTACAAAGCAGATTACGGCAAATTTAAAACCAGCATTAAAAAGGTTTTTGCTGCCGGTGATGCACGCCGTGGACAATCGTTGGTGGTATGGGCTATTAACGAAGGACGCGCTGCTGCCCGCGAAGTAGATACCTACTTAATGGGCGATACAGTTTTGCCCTAA
- a CDS encoding YhdH/YhfP family quinone oxidoreductase, with product MVQNSSTFKAFRIEEIDGSFQGSIKEMEFGTLNNNEVRVKVYYSSLNYKDALSASGNKGVTRNYPHTPGIDAVGTIEKSNSDLFTIGEKVIVTSYDLGMNTDGGFAEYIQVPSEWVVKLPEKMTMKEAMIYGTAGLTAGMSVLRLTELIKPEDGKIAVSGATGGVGALSVSILSKLGYSVVAITGKETERDYLINLGAEEVLLRTEIENFAQKPLLKPLFAGAIDTVGGVILENIIKSTNSIGVVTCCGNVASPKLDLTVFPFILRGVTLIGIDSQNYPMKYRKIVWNKLADEWKPKQLNDTCNEINLEDVPQKIELMLKGKLKGRTVLNLAE from the coding sequence ATGGTACAAAATAGTTCTACATTTAAAGCATTTCGAATTGAAGAGATTGATGGTAGTTTTCAAGGCTCCATTAAAGAAATGGAATTTGGTACATTAAACAACAACGAGGTAAGAGTAAAGGTGTACTACAGCTCATTGAATTATAAAGATGCACTATCGGCTTCGGGGAATAAAGGAGTAACAAGAAATTATCCGCACACACCGGGAATTGACGCAGTTGGGACAATAGAAAAATCGAACAGTGATTTATTTACTATTGGCGAAAAAGTAATTGTAACAAGTTATGATTTAGGTATGAATACCGACGGTGGATTTGCTGAGTATATTCAGGTTCCATCTGAATGGGTGGTGAAGTTACCTGAAAAAATGACAATGAAAGAGGCCATGATATATGGTACTGCCGGATTAACAGCGGGAATGTCGGTTTTAAGACTTACGGAATTGATAAAACCTGAGGATGGAAAAATAGCGGTTTCAGGTGCAACAGGAGGAGTTGGAGCATTGAGTGTTTCCATTTTAAGTAAATTGGGTTATTCAGTGGTTGCAATAACAGGTAAGGAAACAGAACGAGACTATTTAATAAATCTTGGAGCTGAGGAAGTGCTGTTACGTACTGAGATTGAAAATTTTGCCCAAAAGCCATTATTAAAACCTTTGTTTGCAGGCGCTATCGATACTGTTGGAGGTGTAATTCTTGAAAATATAATTAAATCGACGAATTCAATTGGAGTTGTAACTTGTTGTGGAAACGTTGCATCTCCAAAACTTGACTTGACCGTGTTTCCCTTTATCCTGAGAGGTGTTACACTTATTGGAATAGATTCTCAAAACTATCCAATGAAATACAGAAAAATAGTTTGGAATAAGTTAGCCGATGAATGGAAGCCAAAACAATTAAACGATACGTGCAATGAAATTAATTTGGAGGACGTACCGCAAAAAATTGAATTAATGCTAAAGGGAAAATTAAAAGGAAGAACTGTCTTGAATTTGGCTGAATAA
- a CDS encoding helix-turn-helix domain-containing protein, with protein sequence MKKSYCPVDTFINVVKGKRKGTIILHLFQGDKRYSELVKLLTDISERMLTKQLKELEADGLVNRTVFPEVPPRVVYSLTELGKEIHPVLKGMYKGGILFEKSID encoded by the coding sequence ATGAAAAAAAGTTATTGCCCGGTTGATACATTTATAAATGTGGTTAAAGGAAAACGAAAAGGAACGATCATTTTACACCTTTTTCAGGGAGATAAAAGATATAGTGAATTGGTTAAACTATTAACTGATATTAGCGAGCGAATGCTGACTAAACAACTAAAAGAATTAGAAGCAGATGGATTAGTTAATCGTACCGTTTTTCCGGAAGTTCCTCCACGTGTTGTATATAGCTTAACTGAACTTGGTAAAGAAATTCATCCTGTCCTCAAAGGAATGTATAAAGGAGGTATTCTTTTTGAAAAATCAATTGACTAA
- a CDS encoding DUF1593 domain-containing protein, producing MKLKNIALLALSFVLTQACTTNKPETKDLKPRIVVLTDIAPNDIEPDDMESMIRLLVHADQFEIEALIATTGWSNNGGNERIDLIHDALNAYEKDLPNLKKRSNQDTFAEDELTQEIGYWPSVGYLRKRTVMGSTKMGIKFIGDDNDSEGSNLIIDLADEEDDRPIWITVWGGGNTFAQAIWRIQQERTPEELKAFLHKFRIYTITDQDRPWSSGDTIRYDISSHQWMRGFENELLFFWDECAWKHQNATGVNNWNEYAHHIQNHGNLGALYPKYKWGVEGDTPAFMHVMPNGLSNPDVPTQVSWSGYFEFGLGRDSLTNAYTNYTGDPYNIGTKYFAYFYPAIFNNFAARMDWAKEGKGNRNPVVIVNGDKGIKPIGKVCKAGEELQLNASKSFDPDGDRLNFKWWAIPEAGNYAGEIKIASSESAIATVHIPSDAVGKNFHIICEVSDEGTHNLTSYRRIIVKAE from the coding sequence ATGAAACTAAAAAACATCGCCTTATTAGCTTTAAGCTTTGTGCTAACACAAGCTTGCACAACAAACAAACCCGAAACCAAAGATTTAAAACCACGAATTGTAGTGCTAACCGATATTGCGCCCAATGACATTGAGCCTGATGATATGGAGTCGATGATTCGTTTACTGGTACATGCCGACCAGTTTGAGATTGAAGCGTTAATTGCCACAACGGGTTGGAGTAATAATGGCGGAAACGAACGTATCGATTTAATTCACGATGCCTTAAATGCCTATGAAAAGGATTTACCAAATTTAAAAAAGCGATCAAATCAGGATACATTTGCCGAAGATGAATTGACGCAGGAAATTGGCTACTGGCCGTCTGTCGGTTATTTGCGAAAGCGAACCGTGATGGGAAGTACAAAGATGGGCATAAAATTTATTGGTGATGACAACGATTCGGAAGGAAGTAATCTTATAATAGATTTAGCTGATGAAGAGGACGACCGCCCGATATGGATTACTGTTTGGGGAGGTGGCAATACATTTGCCCAGGCCATTTGGCGCATACAACAGGAGCGGACACCTGAAGAACTAAAAGCCTTTCTGCATAAATTTCGTATTTATACGATTACCGACCAGGACAGGCCATGGTCGAGCGGAGATACCATTCGTTATGACATTAGTTCTCATCAGTGGATGCGGGGTTTTGAAAATGAGCTGCTATTTTTTTGGGATGAATGTGCCTGGAAACATCAAAACGCAACGGGCGTTAATAACTGGAATGAATACGCACATCATATTCAAAATCATGGTAATCTTGGCGCTTTATATCCAAAATACAAATGGGGAGTTGAAGGCGATACTCCGGCCTTTATGCATGTTATGCCCAATGGATTATCAAACCCGGATGTTCCAACACAGGTGAGCTGGAGTGGTTATTTTGAATTTGGCCTGGGGCGCGATAGCCTCACAAATGCTTATACAAATTATACCGGCGACCCCTATAATATTGGCACAAAATACTTCGCCTATTTCTACCCGGCAATATTTAACAATTTTGCCGCCCGTATGGATTGGGCCAAAGAAGGAAAAGGAAACCGTAATCCGGTTGTAATTGTTAACGGCGATAAAGGCATTAAACCAATCGGGAAAGTTTGCAAAGCAGGGGAAGAATTACAGCTCAATGCATCAAAATCGTTCGACCCCGATGGCGACCGGTTAAACTTTAAATGGTGGGCAATACCCGAAGCCGGGAATTACGCCGGAGAAATAAAAATAGCAAGCAGTGAATCAGCTATTGCTACCGTTCATATTCCGTCTGATGCCGTGGGAAAAAACTTTCATATAATCTGTGAAGTTAGCGATGAGGGTACACACAACTTAACCAGCTACCGCAGGATAATCGTAAAAGCAGAATAA
- a CDS encoding diacylglycerol kinase family protein, with product MNDFFKGRAASLKFAIKGCYLLIKTEHSIIAQISIFLSIIVLGAIVGISKQDWINQTLGMGLVLSIEGLNTAVEKLADFVHIDQHPKIGFIKDIASGAVTFAAITFFIIFLITYIPYIQ from the coding sequence ATGAACGACTTTTTTAAAGGAAGAGCGGCAAGCTTAAAATTTGCGATAAAAGGGTGTTATCTTTTAATAAAAACTGAACACAGTATAATTGCACAAATCTCAATATTCCTTTCTATCATAGTGTTGGGGGCAATTGTTGGAATTTCAAAACAGGATTGGATAAATCAAACACTGGGTATGGGCTTGGTATTGAGTATTGAAGGATTAAACACAGCAGTGGAGAAATTAGCTGACTTTGTACATATCGATCAGCATCCTAAAATAGGATTTATTAAAGATATTGCTTCAGGAGCCGTAACCTTCGCAGCGATTACCTTCTTTATAATTTTTCTAATTACCTACATCCCATACATTCAGTAA
- a CDS encoding glycoside hydrolase family 9 protein, protein MKKLSFLSFILLLLAACSSEPNQDLVLNDLEYFETQGVNVLVYSNLFTGGFNDEKNAGIELIQHGVRTAQGGAVRLSNTPEQWDLVPDIPTRTVDSVSNSIEATLRYDDYDFDSRVVVTPKGKGVEISVFLDEPLPESVEGSAGFNLEFLPSKYWGKTYLMDGRINRFSRYVASNTITRPNTEKPKQYKGYVTSDDRGTGKFIEPLPLETGRTMLLAPDDPERMVKITSADADIMLFDGRVLAQNGWYVVRSLLPAGKTGKVLSWTVEPNAIPGWVREPNIGFSQVGYLPSQQKVSVIELDKKDKPLAKASIYKVGEDGNATEVFSGKIESWGDYYKYHYVKFDFSSVETPGIYYIQYGDCKTNNFIIEDNVYDWITDATSDVWVPIHMNHMYVNEAYRVWHGEPFKEGYLQAPPNTDHFDLHSQGPTTDTKYKALETIQGLNVGGFFDAGDFDIETGSNISVVQNFVQAWEYFKPLRDQTFVDEEQRYVDLHRPDGTPDILQYIEHGTMNLVAQAEIIGHMAQTLSNSVLDNYHHLGDAASITDGLPYNPNLGPYEVAPDGKSSGVKDDMWAFTSRNPSLDLRAAAMFAATSRALKGYNDDLSERALIQSKRLLKESTELLANMPEDSRGRRFGGDMGTNLQLYISTGEQQYKDKFQESLWPALDRFVSFSILTALHAIPHMDESYKEKLRPYVVKYKEYIEELEQDNPYGVPIGLRNWAGNGGVVSFGTTICFASKYYPDIIDASHAFKATNWLFGCHPYHNYSFVAAVGAARPKAMFYGNNRADFSFIPGNVAPGVLFRQPDHFENYDDWPFLWGQNEGTIGGNTSYLIFGSAFKNLIK, encoded by the coding sequence ATGAAAAAACTTTCATTTTTATCATTCATTTTGCTGTTACTGGCAGCATGTAGTTCTGAACCCAACCAGGATCTGGTATTGAACGATTTGGAGTATTTCGAAACACAAGGCGTAAATGTACTGGTGTACAGTAACCTTTTTACCGGGGGCTTTAACGACGAGAAGAACGCCGGAATAGAATTGATCCAGCATGGAGTAAGAACCGCGCAAGGTGGTGCCGTTCGACTTTCGAACACCCCGGAGCAGTGGGATCTTGTTCCTGATATACCTACCCGAACGGTTGACAGTGTGAGCAACAGCATTGAGGCTACACTAAGATATGACGATTACGATTTCGACTCGCGCGTGGTTGTTACGCCTAAGGGCAAAGGAGTTGAGATATCCGTTTTTCTCGACGAACCTCTTCCGGAATCAGTTGAAGGGAGCGCCGGATTTAACCTCGAGTTTTTGCCCTCGAAATATTGGGGTAAAACCTATTTAATGGATGGGCGTATAAACCGGTTTTCGCGTTATGTGGCAAGCAATACCATTACAAGGCCCAACACTGAAAAACCCAAACAATATAAAGGCTATGTAACTTCCGACGACAGGGGGACCGGCAAATTTATCGAACCGCTTCCACTCGAAACCGGACGTACAATGCTTCTTGCTCCCGATGACCCCGAACGGATGGTGAAAATCACTTCTGCCGATGCCGACATTATGCTTTTCGATGGCCGTGTGCTGGCACAAAACGGGTGGTATGTAGTTCGCAGTTTGCTTCCAGCCGGGAAAACCGGCAAAGTTTTAAGCTGGACAGTTGAACCCAACGCTATTCCAGGCTGGGTGAGAGAACCCAACATTGGTTTCTCGCAGGTGGGCTACCTGCCTTCGCAACAAAAAGTTTCGGTTATTGAACTCGACAAAAAAGACAAACCGCTTGCAAAAGCATCTATTTATAAAGTAGGTGAAGATGGCAATGCCACCGAAGTATTCAGCGGTAAAATCGAATCGTGGGGCGACTATTATAAATATCACTATGTGAAATTCGATTTCTCTTCTGTTGAAACACCCGGTATTTACTACATTCAGTATGGCGATTGTAAAACCAATAACTTTATAATTGAAGATAACGTTTACGATTGGATTACCGATGCCACCAGCGATGTTTGGGTTCCGATTCATATGAACCATATGTATGTGAATGAAGCGTACCGGGTATGGCACGGCGAGCCTTTTAAAGAAGGTTACCTGCAGGCTCCGCCAAACACCGATCATTTCGATTTGCATAGCCAGGGACCAACAACCGATACTAAATACAAAGCGCTGGAAACCATTCAGGGATTAAACGTAGGCGGCTTTTTTGATGCCGGTGATTTTGATATAGAAACCGGATCGAATATTTCCGTTGTGCAAAACTTTGTTCAAGCCTGGGAGTATTTTAAACCCTTGCGCGATCAGACTTTTGTTGATGAGGAGCAGCGGTATGTCGATCTTCATCGTCCGGACGGAACACCCGATATTTTGCAATACATAGAGCACGGAACAATGAACCTTGTCGCCCAGGCAGAAATTATCGGTCACATGGCGCAAACGCTTTCCAACTCTGTTCTCGATAATTACCATCATCTTGGCGATGCCGCTTCAATAACCGACGGCCTTCCGTATAATCCAAACCTTGGGCCATACGAAGTAGCACCCGATGGAAAATCAAGCGGTGTAAAAGATGATATGTGGGCGTTTACAAGCCGCAATCCGAGCCTGGATCTGAGAGCCGCTGCTATGTTTGCCGCCACAAGCCGTGCATTGAAGGGCTATAACGACGATCTGTCGGAAAGGGCGCTGATACAGTCGAAAAGATTGCTGAAAGAGTCAACTGAACTACTTGCCAATATGCCGGAAGACAGCCGTGGAAGACGTTTTGGGGGAGATATGGGTACCAATCTTCAACTGTACATTTCAACCGGCGAGCAACAATATAAAGATAAGTTTCAGGAATCGCTGTGGCCGGCACTCGACCGTTTTGTAAGTTTCAGTATTCTAACAGCATTACATGCCATTCCGCACATGGATGAATCATACAAAGAAAAGCTCCGTCCCTATGTGGTAAAATACAAAGAATATATCGAAGAGCTTGAACAGGATAATCCGTACGGAGTGCCGATCGGCCTTCGGAACTGGGCCGGCAATGGCGGTGTTGTTAGCTTTGGAACCACCATTTGTTTTGCCAGCAAATATTACCCTGATATTATTGACGCAAGCCATGCATTTAAGGCCACCAACTGGCTGTTTGGATGTCATCCGTATCACAATTATTCGTTTGTGGCAGCGGTAGGCGCAGCTCGTCCAAAAGCGATGTTTTACGGTAACAACAGGGCCGATTTCTCGTTTATTCCTGGTAATGTTGCTCCCGGTGTGTTGTTCAGACAACCCGACCATTTTGAAAACTACGACGACTGGCCATTTTTGTGGGGACAAAACGAAGGTACCATTGGAGGAAATACCAGCTACCTGATTTTTGGATCAGCATTTAAGAATCTGATAAAATAA
- a CDS encoding outer membrane beta-barrel protein yields the protein MNRNLTTLIVFFMVFVNAAFAQKGIINGVISDKGSGEKIPFASVALLKNNQATSYGTISDDAGAFKLDNLDRGDYSVVVSFIGYATDTINNITISKENATVNLRDIELAVSSVALEGVEVTAMSQTASTKIDRKTYRASDFETAKGGTAVDVLDKLPAVSVNGEGTVSVRGTSDFLVYINGKPTQTNASDLLSQIPANQIKDVDIITVPGARYDAQGKGGIINITTQKGALDGLSVVANGMIGGTRWTNADDVYSHQKLDNNRYNAGISLVYNKNKLALSGAFQRQSRNNKGVGIIDPYIYQDPENSVSGYPGMYYVLDGEGTRPKWYTNMMGSAGIRYDFNENSVVEASYQYSKRTSGRKANYKYDAYFSEQSNGEPIAGTLQQIFNPNDIHRDGWFSNFSVDYRQKVSEQTNWTTSFIYESSDLDQTIDNKEFAYDGERYYNDDTPDFHSFQSDKTPLNAYRFVFDYHRDFDNGSALDFGIQPQWVRLDGEFVYDTIIGNNYWGDTDIESYDNNIDLKRDVYAAYVDFNGTRGKLDYALGLRMEYTDQLMTVASTEYFEYVYGYFQEVGDGRDFSQTDFEQQKLDFFPTLHLNYNMNDLNSLSLAASRRISRPPAKDMAPFLYRRHQEIYEMGDPLLESEYILNAELNYIRRFGNNNITLTGFYRGVDNAIYRVNRVAYDMGNPGGVLLRSYTNAGNQKALGGEIGMNFDLLSKVKLFAGGSLYDFRVIADDELLGESRDSRSTNWSFKTNASWMITGPLKLTVDYSITSGTVTPQGENIEFQVLNAALNYQPEKLAGWTFSAKMLDILGTNQTGGYTAAYEGDQILLRRDYVYDYEGQIIELGISYAFNSKRQKAQKKLIGDDYF from the coding sequence ATGAATCGAAATCTTACAACACTTATCGTGTTTTTCATGGTATTTGTTAATGCTGCTTTTGCCCAAAAAGGAATTATTAACGGAGTAATCTCCGATAAAGGATCGGGAGAAAAAATTCCGTTTGCATCCGTTGCTCTATTGAAGAATAATCAGGCTACTTCCTATGGAACAATTTCGGATGATGCGGGAGCTTTTAAACTTGACAATCTTGACAGGGGAGATTATAGTGTTGTCGTGTCGTTTATTGGATATGCCACCGACACGATAAATAATATAACAATCAGCAAAGAAAATGCTACAGTAAATCTTCGTGATATAGAATTAGCGGTTTCAAGTGTAGCTCTTGAAGGGGTTGAAGTTACAGCGATGTCCCAAACAGCATCAACAAAGATCGATCGTAAAACCTATCGAGCCAGCGATTTTGAAACAGCAAAAGGCGGAACAGCTGTTGACGTCTTAGACAAGTTGCCGGCCGTATCAGTTAATGGTGAAGGAACGGTATCAGTAAGGGGAACAAGTGATTTTCTGGTTTATATTAACGGCAAACCCACTCAAACAAATGCCAGTGATTTATTAAGTCAGATACCTGCCAATCAGATTAAAGACGTTGATATTATTACCGTTCCGGGGGCACGTTACGATGCCCAGGGAAAAGGTGGGATAATTAATATCACAACGCAAAAAGGTGCACTCGATGGTCTATCGGTTGTTGCAAATGGCATGATTGGCGGAACACGATGGACGAATGCCGATGATGTTTACAGCCATCAAAAACTGGATAACAACCGCTACAATGCCGGAATAAGCCTGGTTTATAACAAAAACAAGCTAGCGCTGTCAGGTGCTTTTCAAAGGCAATCGCGTAATAACAAAGGGGTGGGGATAATCGATCCGTACATCTACCAGGATCCCGAAAATTCGGTGAGTGGTTATCCTGGAATGTACTATGTGCTCGATGGTGAAGGAACACGCCCCAAGTGGTATACCAACATGATGGGAAGTGCAGGTATCAGGTATGATTTTAACGAAAATTCAGTAGTAGAGGCCAGCTATCAATATTCTAAACGTACCAGCGGACGTAAGGCCAACTACAAATATGATGCGTATTTTTCTGAGCAATCAAACGGAGAGCCAATTGCAGGAACGTTACAGCAGATTTTTAACCCGAATGATATTCACCGAGATGGATGGTTTAGTAATTTTAGCGTTGATTACCGGCAAAAAGTAAGTGAGCAGACCAACTGGACTACCTCTTTTATTTATGAATCTTCGGATTTGGATCAAACCATCGATAATAAAGAATTTGCCTACGATGGTGAACGCTATTATAACGACGATACACCCGATTTTCATTCCTTTCAGAGCGATAAAACCCCGCTAAATGCCTACCGTTTTGTTTTCGATTACCATCGTGATTTCGATAATGGTAGTGCCCTGGATTTTGGGATTCAACCCCAATGGGTTCGTCTTGATGGGGAGTTTGTATACGATACCATTATTGGAAACAATTATTGGGGTGATACGGATATTGAAAGTTACGATAACAATATCGACCTAAAAAGAGATGTATATGCTGCCTATGTTGATTTTAACGGAACCAGGGGGAAACTGGATTATGCATTAGGTTTGCGCATGGAGTACACCGATCAGCTGATGACGGTTGCCAGCACCGAATATTTTGAATATGTGTATGGCTATTTTCAGGAAGTAGGTGATGGACGCGATTTTAGTCAAACCGATTTTGAACAGCAAAAGCTCGACTTCTTCCCAACCTTGCACCTGAATTACAATATGAACGATTTGAACAGCTTATCGCTGGCTGCCAGCCGACGTATCAGCCGACCTCCGGCAAAAGATATGGCACCGTTCTTATACCGTCGTCACCAGGAGATATATGAGATGGGAGACCCGTTGCTGGAATCTGAATATATTCTAAACGCAGAGCTGAACTATATCCGCAGGTTTGGGAATAACAATATAACCTTAACCGGTTTTTACCGCGGCGTAGATAATGCGATTTACCGGGTAAACCGGGTAGCCTACGACATGGGTAATCCGGGCGGTGTATTGCTGCGTAGTTATACCAATGCCGGAAACCAGAAAGCACTGGGTGGCGAAATAGGGATGAACTTCGACTTGTTGAGTAAAGTGAAGTTGTTTGCAGGTGGTTCATTGTACGATTTCAGGGTAATTGCCGACGACGAACTATTGGGTGAAAGTCGCGACAGCCGAAGTACCAACTGGAGCTTTAAAACAAATGCCTCGTGGATGATTACAGGTCCTTTAAAGCTAACAGTTGATTATTCTATCACCTCCGGAACCGTAACACCGCAGGGAGAAAATATCGAATTCCAGGTTTTAAATGCCGCCCTGAATTATCAGCCTGAAAAACTGGCCGGATGGACCTTTTCGGCAAAAATGCTCGACATACTGGGCACCAACCAAACAGGAGGATATACGGCAGCTTACGAAGGAGATCAAATTCTGTTACGCCGCGACTATGTGTACGATTATGAAGGGCAAATTATAGAGCTGGGCATAAGCTATGCTTTCAACAGTAAAAGGCAAAAAGCACAGAAAAAACTTATTGGAGATGATTATTTTTAG
- a CDS encoding lysophospholipid acyltransferase family protein: MVDESLRKKDKRYYEGFFKRLLNGGVVLLLKFISVLPFWMIYGIADFFYLVVRYVVGYRKKVILDNLRHSFPEKSEEEINTIMNRYYRHFCDFSLETIKLHSMSEKQMDKRLKVTGLELAQQYAREGRSIMLLGFHYNNWEWCSSIQTKSAHKLLMIVNPIRGNMALEKFIEYSRSKWGGESVPVHKSARAAIEHVRRGEPAVLWLAADQTPGANSPFWTLFLNREAPFFTGPEKIAIKTNQPIFFLHLKKLKRGHYEAHLSQLIDDPSKVESKDILLTYIRKMEEVIRETPEYYLWSHRRWKHTRPEGIELTL; the protein is encoded by the coding sequence ATGGTTGACGAGAGCTTACGCAAAAAAGATAAACGCTATTACGAAGGTTTTTTTAAACGCCTGTTAAACGGTGGGGTAGTATTGTTATTAAAATTTATTTCGGTGCTGCCATTTTGGATGATTTATGGCATTGCCGATTTTTTTTATTTGGTGGTTCGGTATGTTGTTGGCTATCGGAAAAAGGTGATTCTGGATAATCTGCGCCACTCGTTTCCTGAAAAGAGCGAGGAGGAAATCAATACGATTATGAATCGTTATTACCGTCATTTCTGCGACTTTTCGCTTGAAACTATCAAACTACACAGCATGAGCGAAAAGCAAATGGATAAGCGTTTGAAAGTTACAGGCCTGGAATTGGCACAACAATATGCCCGGGAAGGACGAAGTATTATGCTGCTCGGATTTCACTACAATAACTGGGAGTGGTGCAGCTCGATTCAAACCAAATCGGCGCATAAACTGCTGATGATTGTAAATCCGATTCGGGGGAATATGGCTTTAGAAAAGTTTATTGAATATTCGCGAAGTAAATGGGGGGGCGAATCGGTGCCGGTACACAAATCGGCACGCGCAGCAATTGAGCATGTCCGACGTGGCGAACCGGCAGTATTATGGTTGGCGGCCGATCAAACACCCGGAGCCAATTCACCGTTCTGGACCTTGTTTTTAAATCGTGAAGCACCGTTTTTTACCGGCCCCGAAAAGATTGCCATTAAAACCAATCAGCCCATATTTTTTCTTCACTTAAAAAAGCTAAAACGTGGCCATTACGAAGCTCATCTTTCGCAGCTTATTGATGACCCGTCGAAAGTAGAATCGAAAGATATTTTGCTCACATATATACGGAAGATGGAAGAAGTGATACGCGAAACTCCCGAGTATTATTTATGGTCGCACCGCCGTTGGAAACATACACGACCCGAAGGAATTGAACTGACCCTCTAG